GCTGGACCTACTGTCAGTCACATTGCTTGAAATCGCGTGTTGAGATAGAAAGGTTGGCTAGCtggctattttatttataattaacgTTAGTTACGATAGTATAAGCGACGGAACCGAATGcgaaatgtatgtgtgtaattttaAATGGATAGTTTCAGCTGTTGAAAGCTAACTAAATCGCTGCTGTTGCACACAATGTTTTGCTTGGAAGTTTCTACTGGTACATTttagctataaaaaaaaacacctgctaATGAACTGTTCAGGACGTTGAGAATGTTACTTAGCATTGCGTGTCATTAGTTGCGTGTCAGTTTCTGGTCGGGAATGGAATTGTTTAGCTGGTTACAGACAGAAAGTCTTACGCACAATTTATCCACACTTCTTGGCTAGTATTGACTCAACATGTGAAAGCATACCCAAGTTTTATGTTCTGTCTTTATTTCTATACCAATTAATACTGAGAGCAGTGTTTCAAGTAATTTGTGCACTTAATTTGTCATCTAACTTGGGTTGTGCTTGAGTCTGATCAGCTAAGCAAACAGCCAAAACTGCTGTTATGAAAACACGGGGTTTGTATAAGCTGTGTGTTAAGTAATTTTCTCAGACGTCTCTTGTAACCGGTGTGTTCTCCCTGGTAGCGGGTTGGTGCCGCGGCTTGCTCAGCGACTACAGGGAGGCGTGCCGCGAAGTCGTGGTGGGCTCGTGGGAGCGGCCTTTTAAAGCCTCCGTCTACCTCTCCCTCCTGGGCGGGGCGTGGGCCTGCTACCTCACCAACCCGGACGACGCCTCCTTCGAGACCTCCCTCCTGGAGTCGGCCAATCAGCTGGGGCTGCTGTCGCCGTGGATACGCAGCGGGACGTCGGACGGGCACGTGCAGGGCCTGGTGCGGCTGCGGAACGAGGGCCGGCTGCGGTACGCCAGCCTGGGCGTGGCCTCGCTGACCTACCGGGCGGACCACGACCCCGAGGCGAGCCTGTACGAGGCGCGCTGCTCCCTCCTGTCCGTGCCCTGGGCCGAGCTGCGGGAGCGCGTGCTGGACGTGGGCTTCGCCGGCCGCTGGTGGCTGCTGGGCGCCAAGATGAGGGACTACGACGTCAACGAGGACGAGTTCCGCCACCTGCCCCCGGCCATGGCGGCCACGGCGCCGCCGTCCACCGCCGGGACGGAGCGGAACGAGAAGCTGCACGCCGAGTCCTGGAAGCCGCTGGTCATGAGCGCGGAGGACGTCGCGCGGGCGGAGGGAGAGCAGGCCGCCACGGGGAGCGAGACCGCGGGACAGGAGGCACAGACAGGACCGCAGACACAGCTGTGATGGTGGAATGGCCGTGGACACGCAAACGCACAAgatcacgcgcacacacacacgtgatcacacacacacattcactaaaTCCTGGGATCAGTCTGCATTCGtccttgactttgactttgacaaATAAAGCGCATGCTTACTTTGTTCAGtatggaaataaaatggagtgaaaaaacacacatttgtttcgtaagtgtaatttaattataaatgttgATTGCACCCAGGCCTCAAACTGAATCTGGAGACAGTTCACAGAGAATTCGCTTGTGTGGGAGAGATGACTCCTCTCACATCTCTTCATCAAAGCTCTGCTAATGACACTTCCATACTGACGGACTTTGAACAGTTTCAGTAGAGATGGACTCCGGGAGTCTGCCATCAGCCGAATTTGGCCTCTGAGACTGCCTTTGTTCTGTGGCTGAAACGTTTTCATTTAGCTGAACCAAATTTGAAACCGATGACGTATGTACCATGCAAACCACCCAATGAAGTACATGACAGTCAAAACGGATAGAAACACGTTTAATTTATGGTCTTTGCAGGATTTCTGATGGTGCAGATGGTTTTAAAGAGGTCTGACAGTGTGACCCATCTAAGAAAGGTCAAAAAGTTACCCTTTGTgacatttgtgaaaataaaatggattgtgtttttgaattataaaatgGTTTTTGTGACATCGTCTTCTTTGTTCCAGAAATTTGTTCACAGAATTGCCTCTATGTCTGAAGGTAACCGGGTACAAGCACATTAGCCAGTAGGAAAGCAATTTGATAAATTAGGATGTGCATAGACTACATTGATTGCTATTTATATGTTACTTTGCAGCTAACTCAATACTAATGGAAGAATTTGCAATAAATGCATGTCAAGGGTGCTTTAATTATGGGACCCTAAAACTTTGATTTTAAGCTTCTGCCCAATTGTGGTTTGTGCCAGACCCAGTCAGTCTGAGGGTCTGTGCTTGTCATTCATGTCCAGTGAAAGGCAATTTGGGTGTATGGGTATTTCCCTGTCTGCATTTTCTGCCAGAAGACAGCGTGCCTTGCTGATTATGTTCTCTTTGTCTCCCCCTGCCGGACAGATGTGGAAGTGCTGAGGAGTACATGAGCGCTAATGGTACTGAGACAGTGGTCAGCATTTttgcctgcctccctccctgttgCATGGCCCTGTGTACCCCCATGTCTCTGTGGCAGAGTCAGTGTTGTCAGCAAaaatcctgccccccccccacccgccaggACAAGCCGTTCCTCAGCCTGTCTGTCATTTTGCCTCCCTGGGCCAGGCACTCAATCCTGTCGTGGACAGGAGTCTCAGACACACCGCAGTCACACGTGAAGCCCGTGCGCTTGAGCTTGCGCGTCGTAGCCCTGGTGGGGTTACAGCCATTCCCAGGCAAGAGAAATCCACTGGCCGTCCACCTTCTCTCAGACTACGCCTCTCCCTCCTGTAAACGCACCCTCTTTGAATGGCCTCTCATGTCACTGTGCcctttaattcattttctagaagaggaaaggggggggggggtggcggcttCAGATTAATCTCCGCCTCTGTCCCTCAGTTATTGATTCAGTGAGCATTAAGGTCTCTCTGGCTCTGGATCCTGATCGGtatctcaccccccctccctcgcacAACTGAAAGAATATCCGCCCTGCTACCTGAAGCGGTGCATTGCACTGGTGGTGTGAATGGGCGGCATGGAGGTATGGTAGCCACTGCATCGCCTATCGGCCTCTGGCTACCGGCAGTGTCGCATAACGGTTAGGGCACTGGGCTTGTGACGTCAAGGTCGTAGCGAGATCAATTCCTGTGTCCGTCACTGCAAGTGTGCCATTGAGCTAGTTACTTAACCTCaattgctttagtaaatatccagctgtataaatagattgtATGCAAATGTCTACTAAATGtggcattgtttttcttttcttttttcgatGCATATCGGTCCATGTTTCCTGAATTTCCAACGGCAGAGGAACAGGTTTCGGAAGCAGGTGTCCCGTGCAGAGCGGGAGGGTCCCCTGTGCCTTTGATTGCTTTATAAAGAGGCCTCGTCTCCGAACCAGCGCTGTGAAGACAGCAGAACCGTCTGCATCCAGGAAGGGTCCAGCTCTCTTCTGATTCTGGAGTCTCGGGTTCAGATCTTAAGACCTTCTCAAGCTGTCAGGCAGAAAAAGCCTTTATCGCTGCGGCTGGGATCACGACCCAGGCTGAGACAAAGTGCCATTCAGACCCCTGCTGACCTTTAACCCTGCCTCTATTGGTCCGTCAGCGAGACAGTCCATCAACGGATTGGCCCACAAGTCCCCCAGAAACCCGCCCCTTGGTCCGGTAAGCCGATCCACGCAGTGATT
This genomic window from Anguilla rostrata isolate EN2019 chromosome 17, ASM1855537v3, whole genome shotgun sequence contains:
- the timm29 gene encoding mitochondrial import inner membrane translocase subunit Tim29 isoform X2; translated protein: MERFKANMAASLVLKRWCSNAVQSKGSRLERLRNSRVAGWCRGLLSDYREACREVVVGSWERPFKASVYLSLLGGAWACYLTNPDDASFETSLLESANQLGLLSPWIRSGTSDGHVQGLVRLRNEGRLRYASLGVASLTYRADHDPEASLYEARCSLLSVPWAELRERVLDVGFAGRWWLLGAKMRDYDVNEDEFRHLPPAMAATAPPSTAGTERNEKLHAESWKPLVMSAEDVARAEGEQAATGSETAGQEAQTGPQTQL
- the timm29 gene encoding mitochondrial import inner membrane translocase subunit Tim29 isoform X1 — its product is MVPPSYIFLSQERFKANMAASLVLKRWCSNAVQSKGSRLERLRNSRVAGWCRGLLSDYREACREVVVGSWERPFKASVYLSLLGGAWACYLTNPDDASFETSLLESANQLGLLSPWIRSGTSDGHVQGLVRLRNEGRLRYASLGVASLTYRADHDPEASLYEARCSLLSVPWAELRERVLDVGFAGRWWLLGAKMRDYDVNEDEFRHLPPAMAATAPPSTAGTERNEKLHAESWKPLVMSAEDVARAEGEQAATGSETAGQEAQTGPQTQL